Below is a genomic region from Rhizobium sp. 007.
TTAGACCGAAAGAAACTTTTTAACGGGAACACGCCGACCGCATGGGATGATAACAATAGCGTCGAACTGAGAATCAAATGTTGAATGGCCTGCACGAACGGCTCCCGCTTCGTGTCGGTGATACAACCGCGGAGCGCTGCATGACGAACGAAAAATCCGGCCCACCACGGGCTTTCCTTGTGGCGGTGCTTTTTTCCCTCAAGCGCGCTTTCCTGGGTGTCGGAGCCACGAGCTGCATTGTCAACATATTGGCGCTCACTGGCTCCTTCTTCATGTTGCAAGTCTATGACCGGGTGATTCCGGGTCGAAGCCTGCCGACACTTGCCGGGCTTGCGATCATTGCAGCAACGCTCTTCATCTTCCAGGGATTGCTCGATTTTATCCGTTCGATGCTTTTGATGCGCGCCGGAGCCGCTGTCGACGAGCGTTTGGGAGGCGACGTCTATAACTCTCTGATCCTGTTGCCCTCGCGGATGCGAATGCCGGGCGACGGTCTGCAGTCGATCCGCGATCTTGATACAGTACGCGGTTTTCTCTCCGGCCCCGGGCCAACGGCGCTGTTCGATATGCCGTGGATGCTTTTTTACATCGGTCTGTGCTTTCTCTTTCACGTCTGGATCGGTGTCACAGCGCTTGCCGGTGCGGTGATGTTGATAGGCCTTACAGCACTCGCCGAATTCAAGTCCCGCAAACCGGCAAAAATTGCCGCAGAGCTTTCCGCGCGGCGACTGAATCTTGCCGAAGCGACACGGCGAAACTCCGAGGCCGTGTTGGCCATGGGGTTCGGGTCGTTGCTGGCCACCAAATGGACCGAGGTTAACAACCGGTATCTTGCCAATCATATCTCGGCGACGACCGTCACGACCAGTCTGATGTCGATCTCAAAAGTCCTTCGGATGATGCTGCAATCCGGTGTGCTGGCGGTCGGCGCCATCCTGGTCGTCAGGCAAGAGGCGACGCCCGGCATCATGATCGCAAGTTCCATCCTCGTCAGCAGGGCGCTGGCACCTGTGGAGCTTGCAATCGGACAATGGAAGGGCTTTGTCGCCGCCCGGCAAAGCTGGAGCAGACTGACGAAGCATCTGGAACTGCTGCCGGCCGAGGAGCGGCATGTCGACCTGCCTGCACCGACCGCCAACCTGTCCGTGGAAGCGCTTCACCTTGCCGTTCCTGGTACCCGGACGATGGTACTGCGCGGGGTCTCGTTCAAGGCGGAGGCCGGAGACGCCGTCGGCGTCATCGGACCGAGCGCATCTGGAAAATCGTCGCTTGCCCGCGGACTCGTCGGTCTTTGGAAACCTATCGGCGGCTCGGTGCGTCTCGACAAGGCGTCCCTTGATCAGTGGGACCCGTCGTCGCTCGGCCGGTCGATCGGCTATCTCCCGCAGGAAGTGTCGCTTTTCGAGGGCTCAATTGCCGAGAATATCGCGCGTTTCGACAGAAATGCCCCGTCCGAGAAAATCATTGCAGCGGCAAGAGCTGCGGGCGTCTATGAGATGATCGTGCAGTTTCCCGATGGCTTCGATACCCAGATCGGAGAGAACGGATCGATGCTTTCGGCCGGGCAACGCCAGCGCATTGGCCTGGCGCGCGCGCTCTATGGCGATCCTTTCCTTGTCGTCCTGGATGAGCCGAACTCGAACCTCGACAGCGATGGCGAGGCAGCGCTCGCTCAGGCGATCGCAGGCATCCGGGCACGCAAGGGCATTGCCATCGTTATTGCTCACCGGCCAAGTGCATTGGCGGCCGCCAATCTCGTTCTGGTACTCGCCAATGGACAGCTTCAGGCCTTCGGGGCGAAGGACGAGGTTCTCAATAAGGCAACGGTTTCGACGGCTCCGCGCAGTAGCACGCTGACGGTTATAGCGGGAGGCGACAGTTGATCGACAAGCGATCTCCCATATCCGAAGCTGCAATCAGCCGCCTTACGACAATCGCACTCGCGATGGTCCTGCTTCTGATCGGCGTGGTTGGGGGCCTCGGAGCAACGACCTATCTCTCCGGCGCGGTGATTGCGAACGGCACGCTTGTCGTCGACAGCTATGTGAAGCCCGTTCAGCATCAAAAGGGCGGCACTGTCGGGAAAATCTTCGTCAAAAACGGCGGGCTGGTGGAGGCTGGGCAGATCCTCGTGCATCTGGACGACACGCAATTGCGGGCAAACCTCGCAATCATCTCCCGGCGACTGAACGAGCTGTCGGCCGCCTCTGCCAGGCTGGGCGCCGAACGGGACGGCGTTGAGGAGATTGGGTTTCCCGATAGCCTGTTAGAACAGGCGGGCGAAGCTGGAGACGGCGGTATCATCGAAGGCGAGCGCCGATTGTTCGAAGATCGCCGGACATCGCGTGCCAGCAGAAAAGCCCAGTTGCGCGAACGCATCCAGCAATTGCGGCAGGAAGCGGAGGGACTTGTCGCCCAGCAGACCGGCAAGAAGGCAGAGATGGCGCTGATCGACAAGGAGCTTGCGAGCGTCAGGCGCCTGTTCGATCAAGGTATCGTGCCCGTCAACCGTCTCTATGCCCTTGAACGCGAGTCCGCGCGCCTGACGGGCGAACTCGGCAGCCTTGTGGCAAGCCTTGCGCAGACGAACGGTAAGGTGACCGAGACGGAATTGCAGATCATTCAGATCGATGACGATCACCGCAGCGAAGTATCGGACGAACTGCGCAAGACGCAGAGCGACATCGGAGAATTCTCGGAACGAATGGTCGCCGCAAGAGACGAACTGCGGCGCGTTGACATCCGGGCGCCTCAGACAGGTATCGTCCATCAGCTTACGGTCCACTCCGCCGGCGCTGTCGTTCCACCTGGCGAGCCGATCATGCAGATCGTGCCCGCCCGCGATACGCTGACGCCCGAAGTCCGCGTCTTGCCCCAGGACATCGATCAGCTATCCATCGGCCAAGAGGTCAGGCTGCGATTTTCTGCCTTCAACCAAAGGAACACGCCCGAAATCAACGGTATCGTGCAGCAGATTGCCGCCGATCTGACGACGGATCGGGAGAGCGGCACGACCTACTATGCCGTCCGGATCTCGGTTGATCAGAGCGAATGGAGCCGATTGGGCGGCCTTGTGCCCGTCCCCGGCATGCCGGTGGAAGCATTCGTGCAAACAGGTGCGCGTACTGCTCTTGCCTATTTGACGAAGCCTCTGACCGACCAGGTGGCACGCGCGTTCCGGGAGGACTGAGTGATCTGGCGGGGCGCGTGCGAGGGCAAGCGCAAGTCTTTTCCGTGTCACTATGGATCACTATGGTCCGAACGCCAGATGGTGGCACAGCCGCAAACGCGCGGCGATAATTCCATTAGGTCTGTTGCAGGCTTTCCCTGGAGGTTGAAGCTAAAACCAATCGACAGAGTCAAAATCGCCTAAATCGTCGTCTATTATCGCAAGGCAGAAAACGAAGGAGAATCATATATGGCAAGCTCGGTTACGAACGCCGTTGGTAAATCACTCTTTTATACCGGTGCATCGAGCGCCTGGTTTTCGGCCAAAGGTTCAGGCCCTGTGCTGAATGGGACGAGCGGCAACGATTCGATCTGGGGCGACGCCTCCGTAAACGTTACCATGCAGGGCGGAACGGGTGACGACATCTATTACCTTTACTCCAGCATCAATCGCGCGGTGGAGGCCGCGAACGCCGGGGTCGATACCATCAGCACCTGGATGAGCTATACGCTTCCTGAAAATTTCGAAAATCTGACCGTCACCGGCAGCGGCCGCTACGCCTTTGGCAATGCGGCGGACAATATCATCACCGGCGGATCCGGCAGTCAAACGATAGATGGTCGCGCGGGCAACGATGTCCTCATCGGCGCCGGCGGTTCCGACACGTTCATCTTCACGCGCGGCAACGGCAGCGACCTTGTCGTCGATTTCGGCACCGACGATACCGTCCGATTGAACGGCTACGGGCTGTCGAGCTTCGATCAGGTCGTAAGCCACCTCACACAGGAGGGCGCAAACCTGCGGCTCGATCTCGGTGGCGGAGAAAGTATCGTTTTTGCGAACAAAACCGTCGCCGACCTCAGCGCGGATCAGTTCCAGCTGACGCTCGACCGGTCCGCACTCACGCTCACATTTGCCGATGAATTCAACAGCCTGTCGCTGCGCAACGGTGACCAGGGCGTTTGGGATGCCAAATTCTGGTGGGCGCCGGAAAAGGGCAGCACGCTCCCCGGCAATGGCGAACTCCAGTGGTACATCAATCCGTCCTATTCTGCGACCTCGGCCGTCAATCCCTTCTCTCTTCAGAATGGGGTGCTAACCATAACAGCGGCGCCGGCCTCCGAAGCAATCCAATCGCAGATCAACGGCTACGATTATACGTCGGGCCTCTTGAACACGCATTCCTCCTTCGCTCAGACCTATGGGTACTTCGAAATGCGCGCCGACATGCCGACCGAACAGGGTGCCTGGCCGGCTTTCTGGCTGCTGCCTGAAGATGGCTCGTGGCCGCCGGAACTCGACGTCGTCGAGATGCGGGGACAGGATCCGAACACCGTCAACGTGACAGTCCACAGCAACGAGACCGGCTCGCGCACCACGGTCTCGACGCCGGTCAAGGTCCCAAGCACCGATGGCTTCCACACCTATGGGGTCTTGTGGGACGAAGATCAAATCGTCTGGTATTTCGACGATGTCGCCGTTGCTCATGCCGATACGCCGGCCGACATGCATGATCCAATGTACATGCTGGTAAACCTCGCCGTCGGCGGCACGGCCGGAACGCCGGGTGCCGGGTTCGCCGATGGGGCACAGATGAAGATAGACTACATCCATGCCTATTCGCTCGATGATGCACCGGTCACGGCCAGCGCCCAATCCGCTGCAACCGACTGGCACATTTAACATCTGCCCCGGCCGATGATCGACGCGAATCTCAAGCGACAGACTTGGTTCCGAGCGCTTCGACGGTGAACGGGTCGTGCACTTGAGCGCCATGGCCATGGCGCTCAATCAGCCGCTTGGACGCGGCGCGCGTTAAGGCTGCCTTATTCTTAATATATTATAAACTCGGGATATTTTACCTTGGCTCGATGAAGGGGCTCCGAGCATCGATTCTTTCCTGCCTTTGTCTGCTTGCTTTCATCGCTGAAGCAGGGGGGCTGCTTGCGGCGGATGTGTCGCCCTGGAAGAGTTCAAACAACGCGCTGGTTGTCGACGCCTATGAAATGAATGCGATCGATTGGCAGGCCTTGCTCAAGGACGAGCGCGTCGCGGCCTTTATTTCCAAGGCATCCGATGGTCTGCCCGAGAGCTTCAGCTGCGAGGGAGAGCACCGTGGAGACACGTTTGCGCATTGCAAGACGATGTGGCGGAAATACGCGGTAAGCCGCGAGCTCTATACGAGCCGCCGGATGATTGCCCGACAGAACGGCTTGCTCTGGGGTGCCTACCATGTCGGCCGGCCCGGCAATCCCATCGACCAGGCCAATCACTTCCTCGACTATGCGACGCCGGATGCGGACGATCTGATGATCCTCGATATCGAAGGCATCGACCCCGATCGGTTCATGTCACTCGAGGATGCGCAGATATTTGTCGGGCACATCAGGGCGAGAACCGGACGCTATCCGATCCTTTATACCAACCATGATACGGCACGCTATATTGCCGCATATCGGCGGGACTACAGTGTACTGGCTAGGCTGCCCCTTTGGTATGCGCGTTACAAGCCGGACATCCGCAAGGTCTTCCCGCTTGGGAACTGGCAGAACTATTTTCTCTGGCAGTTTTCTTCCGCCAGCAACTGTTCAAAGCGGCGCTGTCCATATCGCGTGCCGGGCACGCTGACCGATATCGACGTGAACGTCGCAGCGAT
It encodes:
- a CDS encoding type I secretion system permease/ATPase, with protein sequence MTNEKSGPPRAFLVAVLFSLKRAFLGVGATSCIVNILALTGSFFMLQVYDRVIPGRSLPTLAGLAIIAATLFIFQGLLDFIRSMLLMRAGAAVDERLGGDVYNSLILLPSRMRMPGDGLQSIRDLDTVRGFLSGPGPTALFDMPWMLFYIGLCFLFHVWIGVTALAGAVMLIGLTALAEFKSRKPAKIAAELSARRLNLAEATRRNSEAVLAMGFGSLLATKWTEVNNRYLANHISATTVTTSLMSISKVLRMMLQSGVLAVGAILVVRQEATPGIMIASSILVSRALAPVELAIGQWKGFVAARQSWSRLTKHLELLPAEERHVDLPAPTANLSVEALHLAVPGTRTMVLRGVSFKAEAGDAVGVIGPSASGKSSLARGLVGLWKPIGGSVRLDKASLDQWDPSSLGRSIGYLPQEVSLFEGSIAENIARFDRNAPSEKIIAAARAAGVYEMIVQFPDGFDTQIGENGSMLSAGQRQRIGLARALYGDPFLVVLDEPNSNLDSDGEAALAQAIAGIRARKGIAIVIAHRPSALAAANLVLVLANGQLQAFGAKDEVLNKATVSTAPRSSTLTVIAGGDS
- a CDS encoding HlyD family type I secretion periplasmic adaptor subunit encodes the protein MIDKRSPISEAAISRLTTIALAMVLLLIGVVGGLGATTYLSGAVIANGTLVVDSYVKPVQHQKGGTVGKIFVKNGGLVEAGQILVHLDDTQLRANLAIISRRLNELSAASARLGAERDGVEEIGFPDSLLEQAGEAGDGGIIEGERRLFEDRRTSRASRKAQLRERIQQLRQEAEGLVAQQTGKKAEMALIDKELASVRRLFDQGIVPVNRLYALERESARLTGELGSLVASLAQTNGKVTETELQIIQIDDDHRSEVSDELRKTQSDIGEFSERMVAARDELRRVDIRAPQTGIVHQLTVHSAGAVVPPGEPIMQIVPARDTLTPEVRVLPQDIDQLSIGQEVRLRFSAFNQRNTPEINGIVQQIAADLTTDRESGTTYYAVRISVDQSEWSRLGGLVPVPGMPVEAFVQTGARTALAYLTKPLTDQVARAFRED
- a CDS encoding family 16 glycosylhydrolase, encoding MASSVTNAVGKSLFYTGASSAWFSAKGSGPVLNGTSGNDSIWGDASVNVTMQGGTGDDIYYLYSSINRAVEAANAGVDTISTWMSYTLPENFENLTVTGSGRYAFGNAADNIITGGSGSQTIDGRAGNDVLIGAGGSDTFIFTRGNGSDLVVDFGTDDTVRLNGYGLSSFDQVVSHLTQEGANLRLDLGGGESIVFANKTVADLSADQFQLTLDRSALTLTFADEFNSLSLRNGDQGVWDAKFWWAPEKGSTLPGNGELQWYINPSYSATSAVNPFSLQNGVLTITAAPASEAIQSQINGYDYTSGLLNTHSSFAQTYGYFEMRADMPTEQGAWPAFWLLPEDGSWPPELDVVEMRGQDPNTVNVTVHSNETGSRTTVSTPVKVPSTDGFHTYGVLWDEDQIVWYFDDVAVAHADTPADMHDPMYMLVNLAVGGTAGTPGAGFADGAQMKIDYIHAYSLDDAPVTASAQSAATDWHI
- a CDS encoding GH25 family lysozyme, which translates into the protein MKGLRASILSCLCLLAFIAEAGGLLAADVSPWKSSNNALVVDAYEMNAIDWQALLKDERVAAFISKASDGLPESFSCEGEHRGDTFAHCKTMWRKYAVSRELYTSRRMIARQNGLLWGAYHVGRPGNPIDQANHFLDYATPDADDLMILDIEGIDPDRFMSLEDAQIFVGHIRARTGRYPILYTNHDTARYIAAYRRDYSVLARLPLWYARYKPDIRKVFPLGNWQNYFLWQFSSASNCSKRRCPYRVPGTLTDIDVNVAAMSKEELRRAWPQGGLLRPAEPDPPLILAKIEFGSVPLEAPQPDLIVTSSISPDRR